The window TAATAACAGCAGGGTTGAAACCTTTTTTCTGGAGATATTTTGCAAGTTTACCAATAGTAGTAGTTTTACCGCTACCCTGTAGACCTACAAACAGTATTTTATAAGGTTTAGTGTCAATTTCAACCTCTTCGGCTTTTTTACCTATAAGATTTACCAGTTCTTCATAAACTATGGTTATAATATATTCTCTGGGTGTAATTCCTTTAGGGGGTTCTTCTTTAAGTGCCCTCTCTTCTATTGTTTTTGATAAATTTAAAACAAGCTTAATATTAACATCTGATTGGATTAAAGCCCTTTGTATATCCTTTATAACCTCTTTAACTACTTCTTCATCGATTATGGGCATACCGGCTAATTTTTTCATTGTTTTAGTCAAGTTTTTACCTAAGTTGCCTAACATGATCTGCCTCGATAAATTTTATAAAAATAATTTGAAAATCAATATCAAATACTATTATTAAATATACTTCTTGTTATAAAAATATCTTTGTATCATTTATGATTTTAGTTGAAGATGGATCCATTTTTAAGTTAAAATATGTTTTTATATCAAATTTTAAGGGAATGATAAAATGCTGGACATACTTAAAAAAACACTAATAGAATCGCCTGTAGTAAAAAAAGGCGAATACGACTATTTTATACATCCAATAACTGATGGCATTATGCTTGTTGAGCCTGATCTTTTAAGGGAAGTATCTAATGCCATTAAAGAGGTTGCAGATTTAAAAGTTGATAAAATTGTCTGTATGGAAGCCATGGGAATCCATATCGCTACTGCACTCTCCCTTGAAACAAATATTCCATTTGTAGTTGTCAGAAAACGCTGTTATGGTCTGAATAATGAAGTTGCAGTTCACCAAGTTACAGGGTACAGTGAATGCGAACTCTATATCAACGGGATTAGAAAAGGAGACAGAATACTGGTAGTTGATGATGTTGTAAGTACAGGTGGAACTATGATGGCAGTTCTAAATGCTTTAGAGAGCTCTGGAGTTGAAATTGCAGATATCGTCGCCGTTGTGGAAAAGGGAGATGGAAAAGCCAGGATTAAAAAAGAAACAGGACACGAAGTTAAAACCCTCATAAAAGTGGATGTAGTGGACGGAAAAGTGGTTATAAAAGATAGCGTGCTCTAATTAAAAAATAGATAGTGTGTGATAATGCTTAATTATGATTTCAGGCTTGATGAAGTTATTGGAAAAATAAAGGAAATGAATGCGAAAGCTGTTGGAATACAGTTTCCTGAAGGTCTTAAAATTCATGCAACCAATGTTGCAGAAAAAATAGAAAATGAAACTGATGCATTGGTGCTTATTGCAGGAGATCCCTGTTATGGTGCATGCGACGTTTCAGATACTCATATGGAAGGTCTTGTTGATTTAATAGTGCATTTTGGGCATATTGAATTTCCAATCCATTATAAAGTACCTGTTCTTTTTATTGAGGCATACTCAAAAATTGATGTAATGAATGCAGTTAAAAATAGTCTTGAATTACTTAAAGACTATAAAAAAATTGGCCTTGTAACTACAATTCAGCATTTAAACCTCATTACCCAGATAAAAGATTTATTAATTGAAAATGAAAAAGAAGTGCTAATGAAGGAAGGCGCAGGGACAAAAGAAGGCCAGGTACTTGGCTGCAACTTCTCAGCAATAAAAGATATCGATGCAGATGCATTTTTATATGTTGGAAGCGGAAATTTCCATGCCCTTGGAATAACACTTTTTACAGAAAAGCCCGTTTTTATAGCAGACCCCTATATTAACGAGGTAAGGACTATCGATGAATTTAAGGATAAAATACTTAGGACACGGTTTGCAAAGATAATAAAAGCTGAAGAAGCAAACAAATTCGGCATTGTTGTATCATCAAAAAGAGGTCAATTCAGATTAGACCTTGCCAGGAAAATAAAGGACATGTTAGAAGAAGAAAATAAGGAAGCATTCATAATAATGCTCGATAACATTTCTCCAGATCTATTACTTCCATATATGGATTTAGATGCATTTGTTATAACCGCATGTCCGCGTGTAGCCATAGATGATGCTAATATGTATAAAAAGCCCCTTCTGACTCCAAAAGAACTGGAAATTGTTCTGGGTAAAAGGAAATGGGAAGATTATAAAATAGATGAAATTCAACATATAAATGAAAACTATTAATATAACATAACATTGATATTTGTTCATTAAATATAATTTTCAAAAAACAAACAAAGGAAAATAAAGAATTTTTACTTGTTTTAAATGAGGTGAATTAATGAAAGCTAAATCAGGAGATTTTGTTTTACCTGGCGACGTTTTAGGGGTCACTGAAGAATTTGTTCCATCAGAATGGACCTATGAAGAGGAAGGGAAGATAAAATCACTGGTCGTTGGAACAGTTTCCATTGACGAAAGGAATAAAAAAATAGCCATAGTCCCTAAAACAGGCACTCCACCACTTTTAGAGGTTGGAAAGCTCATAGTTGGGGAAGTAACAGATGTAAGAGGCCAGAGAGTTTCAGTAAAAATAAATAAGATTAAAGGAGAAGAGAGAGACCTTGTAACATCATTTGTTGGAGGTATACATATCTCACAGGCACAAAAAGGTTACCTGGCTAAATTAAGCGAGGCCTTTAGAATAGGAGATATAGTCCAGGGAAAGGTTACAAAAATTATAGGACTCGATAACGTTGATCTTACAACTGCAGATGAGGATATGGGTGTTTTAAAGGCAATGTGCACAAATTGCAGGCACTATATGGTAAAAATAGGTAAGAATGAAGTGCAATGCCTGAACTGCGGTAGAAAAGAAAAAAGAAAACTTTCTGAAAATTATGAGGGTTAAATCCCTTAATTTCTTTTTATTTTAACTCTTTTTTTGCTATTCACGGGTTTGGATTAGATTTTACATAGATAATGATTGGAAAAAATCCATCTTCTAACAAATATTAATAATACTATCAAAATTAACACTAATACTATAAATTTTTACTTTATAATTTAAAATCACTGTTTTTGTATATTAATATCTTTATTATAATTGCTTTCTACTTTATTTACCTATATTTTATTGTTTATTTAGAAAAGGAGTATTAGGGATATGCTCTATTTATATTTTATAATATTTTGGATGGCGTTCATAATTGAAATGATTATAGGATTCTTTTATGATAAAAAAACATCCTGAAAAGAATTTATTAAAAAATTGCATTTAATTGATTTATTAGCAATTTTATCTATGCTTATGAGCATAATGGAGCATATGAGCATATATTAACTATTTTTTTAGTTTATAATTTATTTTATGCATATATTAACAAATATTATAGAAATTTATAATTTTTTGTTTTATTATCCTGTAATTTAATGTTTAAAGTTATTTATATTTCATAATAAAATATAATACTAAATCTTAACTGTATTATTTTAGTAAAATATTAATATAAGTTATAAATAACAATTTTTTTATATAATAAGTAATACTATAGAATAATTTAGATAATATAGGTTTAATTTAATCTAAATTAACTTTTAGAGGTGTATAATAAACTTAAATTTCAAATAATATTCAGAAATTAAATTAATAAATTTAAAGGAGGTGAAAAAATAAGAAAACAGAAGATTACCAGTAAAATCAAGTTTTTTATTCCCATAATGCTTATAATGTCAGTTTTATTTTTTTGTATGGGTACTATCTCTGCTAATGAAGTTTATGTAAATATTACTGGAAACGATGATACTGGAGATGGTAGTGCAGGGAATCCATATTTCACCATACAGAAAGGTATAAGTTCAATTCAAGATAATGGAACACTAAAAATTGGTAACGGAATATATGGCGGAGTAAACAACACTAACATAACTATCGATAGGAACATGAGCATTATTGGTGAAAGCCAGGCTGGAACCATTTTAGACGGGGAAAATCTTAGCAGAATATTTTTTATTCAATCTGGAGTGAATGTCAGTATATGTAATTTAACATTCATTAATGGAAACAACACCGGTGGTGGAGCCATTCAAAATAATGGTACTTTAACTGTAAATAACTGTAAATTCACTAGCAATACTGCAGGTTGGAATGGTACAAATACAAATTTTGGTGGAGCTATTAATAATCAAGGAACTTTAACTGTGAATAACAGCATGTTCAATAACAACGATGCACGTGTAGGGGGAGCTATTTATAATTCTCCAGATGCTACCTTGAACGTGAATAACAGCGTATTCACCAATAATGCGGGGAAACTAGGGGGGGCTATTTATAATCATGGTACCTCATTTGTAAAAAGCAGCACTTTCACAAATAACACTGCACAGAGGGGCGGCGCCATCTTCAACTTAAATTACGATCAATTGTTAAATATTGATAACTGCGTATTCACCGACAACAACGCCACATATAATTATGGCGGAGCAATTTACAACAACGAAGGTAATGTGACTGTAACCGGCAGTAATTTCACAAACAACAGTGCACCTGAAAGGGGTGGAGCAGTCTACAACATGGATATTTTGAATGTGATGGGCTGTACATTCATAAATAACACTGCAAATAACGGCGGTGCTATCTATAGCCGTCTGGGTACATTAACTGTTACAAACAGCACTTTCACTGATAACAGCGCCATTTCTGGCGGTGCTATCTACAATACTCGTACATTAACTGTTACAAACAGCACTTTCACAACTAACTCGGCAGAGGAAGGCGGTTCTATCTACAATACTGGTGATTTGGCCATTTCAGGAAGCACATTTACAGGTAACACTGCAGATTATGGTGGGGCCATCCTGAATGATGGTACTCTGAATATATCCAGTAACAGCATATTCAACAACAACATTGCACAGTGGTATGGTGGGGCCATCTGCAATGGTGGTACTTTAAATATTTCAGATAGTACATTCACAGGCAATTCCGTACAAATTTTAAATTGGAGTGCAGGTGGAGCTATCTACAATTACGGTAGTTTAATCATATCTGGCAGTAAGTTCACAGACAACACTTCACAGGGTGCCGGTGGGGCCATCTGCAATCAGGGTAATGGTTTGGCCATTTCAGGAATCATGTTTACAGGTAACAATGCACGTGGTGATGGTGGAGCTATCTACAACTATGATAGTATTTTAATAGTGACTAACTCTACATTCATAAATAACACTGCACAGGCGGGTGGAGCCATCTGGAATTATGGCGGTGATATTACTTCAAGGATCATTAAATTCAACCGTATTATTGGAAACAACCCAGATAACAGTGAAATTTACTGTGAATATGGAACAATGGATGCCACACTCAACTGGTGGGGTTCAAATTCAAGTCCTGCCGGAAAAATATCAACCGGAACTCGAGGAATTGTGCTTTTTGATCCATGGATTGTACTAACCATCACTGCAAACCCTACAACTATCAATAACGGCGGCATTTCACAAATTACAGCAGATTTACTGCATGATTCAGACGGTATTTACCATAACCCTTCAGATGGACACGTACCAGACATACCAGTAACATTGACCATACTCTGGGGAAGTTTTGAAAATCCTGCAATCAATCATTCAATCACATTAAACACCATAGGAGGCATTATTACAGCTATTTTCTATGCAAATGAAGGAGCAGTTAATCCATTATTCAATCCGGTTAGAATCAATGCCACTGCCGATGGTTATACAACAAATAATGCCGAATCTGCTTATATTACAATCAACAAAGCTGCAGACCTGTACATCAAAATAACAAGCGATAAAAAGAACCCTAAAGTAGGCGAAACATTCACAATAACCTACAAGCTCGGAAACAAAGGACCTGATGCAGCAGAGAATGTTACAATAACAATACCATTACCACAAAGCTTTGAATTAATCAGTATTAGCGGTGATGGTAACTGGACTTACAATGCAGCAACAAGAACAATAACATGGACTCTAGAAAATGTTCCAAAAGGAGATCCATACCTTTACATCTCAGGTAAGTTAATCAGGGCTGGAACTTATATATTTAGTTCATCTATCTCTTCAGAGACTTACAATATTAACAGTCAAGGTGTAACTCCGTTAACAATCAATGCAGCATCAGAAGCTAAAGCAGCGACTGAAACAGTAAGAATGCAGGAAACAGGATTACCAGTAAGCTATTTAACACTGGCTATTTTAAGTTTGTTCAGCGGATTTTTAGTATCAAAAAGAAAATAAATCCTCTTATTTTATTTTTTTTAGAATTATCTCCAATTCCTTTGATATTCGATATGCTAATTCTAATACCAGTATAAACATCTAATGTGTAATGCTGGAAAATTACCAATGCAACATTAATAATTAATGAAAAACAGTATTCATATGGTGATAATATGAAAGTTAAATACGCTACCATGATAGTTAAGGATATGGATGAGTCAATTAAATTCTATAGGGATGTTATGGGGTTTGAAATAGACAGTCAATACGATCTCGGACCAGCAGGAGAAATCACATTACTTAAAGGTGAAGGAGAAACTATGGTAGAAATCATTAAAAATCCAGTTGATGAACCGGGGCTATTTTCAATAGGAATGGATGTTGAAAACATAAACGATACAATCAAAGAACTTAAAGCAAAAGGTGCTAAAGTCACAATGGAACCCACACAGATAACAGTTGGACATCTTGCATTTATAGAAGACCCAAATGGAGTCCGAATAGCGTTAATTCAACACAATTAATCCTTACTGCATATCCACTGTAAAAATAAGCTCTTTTTTAATTATACCAGCACCCCTCATATATCACTAATTTCAGACCAATTTGAACTCCTTTTTCCTCAAATTTATTATTTTTAAATGTTTGTTAGAGAATCATTATGCTTATATGTCTATTATTTTGATCATATTGCAGGAATAGGCCGATAATTACGCTAAAAATGAATATAAAAGGTTATACTGGGTATAGGAGATTATTTGCCTAAATAGATATCGATATATTTAATGGGTAAATTATTTTGTAAAAATAATTAAAGGTATAAAAAATAAGTGCTTGATGTAAAATTTTCTTAATATAAATCTAAACCTTAATATATGATTTCATATTATACTTACTAAATGATATAAAAAGTGGAGTATAATATACTATTTTTAACATGATATTTACGAACTTATCAGTAAAAAAGCTAGGTAAAATGAAAGATTTTAACACTTTATGAGGGATAAAATGAAGATTTTAAAGAATACTAAGACTGAACTTGAAATTGAGATTACAGGCGAAACTCATTCATTATGCAACGCATTAAGAAAAACAATAATGGAAGATAAAAGCGTGGAATCAGCCGCATACGTGATAGACCATCCAATTGTAGGGGAGCCTGTATTGTATATTAAGGGTAAAAACCCAAAAAAATCGCTTCAAAAAGCTGCAGAAACATTAATGTCACAATGTAATGAATTTAAAGGCCTAATAGAGGCTTCAGAAAAATAATTAATATTTTTGCCCATTAATTTTTAAGATGAAAAATAAAAAATTCAGGAAAATCAAGCAGGAAATAAGGATTTTAGGCATTGACGATGCCCCATTCCCTCCACATACTCAGAATAAGGTAATGCTGATTGGCACTGTTTTTAGGGGAGGAACATGGCTTGATGGAGTCCTCAGGACTTATATTTCAGGCGATGGGAACGATTCAACTGCAGAAATCATCAATATGGTAAATAACACCAGACATAAAGACCAGATCGGAGTCATCATGCTTGATGGGATTACTTTTGGTGGATTTAACGTTGCTAATGTAAGGGAAATCTTTGAAAAAACAGAAATTCCGGTCATCGTTATTATGAGGAAATTCCCCGACTTCGATAAAATTAAAAGAGCTCTTTTGAGGTTTGAAGACTATGAAAAGAGATGGAATTACATTCTAAACGCAGGTAAAGTTTATAAAATCCAGAATAAAGAACCGATATATATCCAGATATGTGGAATCGATTTAGAAGATGCAGAAGAAATTGTGAGCCTTTCCACAACAAGGAGCGCGATACCTGAGCCAATAAGGGCCGCTCATTTAATAGCCGCAGGGGTGGAGACTGGAGAATCTAAAGGAAGCGCTTAATTTATTTTAATGAACCAGGAGAGTTTAAATTGCATGAAAATCCTTCTTTAACCGTAGATGCAGTAATAATCTGTGAAAATAACGAAATAGCACTGATTAAACGAAAAAATGATCCCTACAAGGATTCATGGGCATTACCCGGAGGATTTGTTGAATACGGCGAAACTGTAGAATCAGCAGTTTTAAGAGAGGTAAAAGAAGAAACCGGCCTTGAAGTTGACTTGGTAACAATGGTGGGTGTTTACTCTGATCCAGATCGAGATCCAAGAGGGCACACAGTTACAATATGTTATCTTGCAAAAAAAGTTGGAGGAAACTTGAAAGCAGATACAGATGCTTCCAAAGCAAACTGTTTCAAAAAGGATGAAATTTCAGGGTTAAAACTTGCATTTGACCATGATTTTATTTTAAAAGATGCATTTAAACTCTTAGAAAACGAAAATGAAGTTTTAATTTAAAATGAAATTTTTGAATTAATGACTGCCAAATCAGACAAAATTTATAAGTATTAAGAAACAATTTTTTTAAAATTACAATTAATTATCATTATTTATCAAATAGATAACTCAACTCACTATTATCAATATAGATCAGGGAGGATTTTAATGGAATTCTGTCCAAAATGTGGAACTGTTATGTTTCCCAAAAATAACCGTTTTAAGTGCAAATGCGGATATGAAAAGGAAATAACCAAAGAAGAAAAAAGTAAGTATGAGGTCTCTGAAAAGGTATCAGCAAAAGAAAATATAATAATTAGAGGAGAAAATGTAAAAACATTGCCAACAACTCGTGCTATATGTCCCAAGTGTAAGAATAAAGAAGCTTTCTGGTGGCTTCAGCAGACAAGAAGGGCTGATGAATCTGAAACAAGATTTTTAAGATGTACAAAATGCGGACATACATGGCGTGAATATGATTAGTCTATTAAATCCTTTATAAGGAGAATATAGCATGAAAGATGTTTCAAATAATAAAAAATCAGATGAAAAAGTAGAAAAGAAAGGTTCTACAATTTCATCTACCAAAAATTTCATTAAAAAATTGGATTTTAGTCAGGGTCTTGAATCTGAAAAAAAGGATTCAGAAAAACCTGGGGATTCTGAAGCAGAAACTAAGGATTCTAAGCATGAATCCGCATTACCTGCTGTTGAGGATATTTTAAAACTTTTGAAAGTTAAGGATATTGAATCTGGAAAAAATAAATTAAAAATTATAATTGGTATTGCTGCTGGTTCAATACTCATATTGGGCGGCATATTTTTTATGATGGGCTCTGTTGAAACTGTTGCTGATAATGTTATCTTTGGTGAAAAGGCCGTATTTTCAGTATTTTTGATTTTACTTGGTATTCTTATAATTGCGAGTGTTTTGGCGCAGAAATTTCTTAATAAATCATTTTTTAAGGGAATAAATAAGGAAATTGAGTCGGATAAGGAAGCGTCTTCTAATCCAAATAAAAAGAATTAGAAGATAATAGTATAAATAGAAATAATATAATAAGATTATTAGGATAGTCTTTTTGAAGGAGGATGAAAATGTTTAAAGCAGTTCTAAGCGATTCGAATATCTTAAAAACCAGTTTTGATGCAATATCTTCTATTGTGGATGAAGTGCAGATGCAGGCAGATAGCGAAGGTCTAAGACTTGACGCACTTGATAGATCTCACATCACATTTGTCCATCTTGAACTCAAACCAGGATTATTTGATGAATTTACCATAGATGAGCCTTTAAAAATTAATGTGGATACAGAAGAGCTTATGAAGGTCTTAAAAAGGGCAAAAAGTGATGATATTGTTGAACTTTCAGTGGATGAAGGAAATCTTATTATCGTATTTGAAGGAGAAGCACGCCGTAGATTCAAAATACGACTTATAGACATTGAATATGAAGCGCCAAGCCCACCAGATCTTGAATATCCAACTGAATTTGAAGTTCCTTTTATCCTCCTTAAAAATTCCATTCAGGACATCGAGATAGTATCAGATAAGATAGTGTTAATGGTGGATTCAGATAAATTCATTGCAGAGGCAGAAGGTGAGTTTGGAGATGCAAAAATTGAGTACCTCCATGGGGAGAAAATAGATACCAATGCAAAATCCATATTTTCACTTGAAAAGATCAAAGAGATGCTTAAGGCAGATAAATTCTCAGATATCATCGTTTTAAAGCTTGGAAACGACATGCCTCTAAATCTATCATTAAAGATGGTTTCTGATGAAGGAGAGCTCAGTTTCTTATTAGCGCCACGTATAGAAAGCGAAGAATAGATGGAATTCATTCAAAAAGTGGATTAACAATAAAAAACAAAATATAATATAGTAATTTTTAAAGTGAGGAATTGAGGTTGGATGAGTTTTTCCAGAGATTAAGGGAAATCCAAAAAAAAGAGCGTAATATAAGCGGGTTAGCTAATGTTGGAGATAATTTTTATAAGGATGTTTATAATTATTTAGACAGACTTATGCTGAAAGTAGGTAATAATCCCTTTTCTTTAGACTCATATCTTCTTCGTGATGCTCGCAGAATAGCGGCAGAGATATGTGAAAGACGGGAACATAAAATAGCAAACAGTGCAATTTTAAATATTCAAAGAACAAACGGACTGTTTAATGATAACTCAGAAAAAAATGGATTGAACGCTCCGACCGCTCCACCAGAAAACCTAACTCCCGAGGAGGAAAATCTTTACTATTCAATAACTAAATCTCTTATTAAATATAGAAATGAGATGATTCCTCAATTAAAATCTCTTAAAAATAAAGAAGATAAAGTTACTAACATAGAAAAGCAGCAGAAGTCCAGTTTATCATTATCTAAAGGGAAAAATAAAGGCAATGCAAAAAAATCATTATCCATTGGAATTGAACATGATATAGAAAGTTTTCAGGCATATGAACAACCCGAACCACTTATTGAA of the Methanobacterium sp. genome contains:
- a CDS encoding transcription factor S, which translates into the protein MEFCPKCGTVMFPKNNRFKCKCGYEKEITKEEKSKYEVSEKVSAKENIIIRGENVKTLPTTRAICPKCKNKEAFWWLQQTRRADESETRFLRCTKCGHTWREYD
- a CDS encoding exosome complex RNA-binding protein Csl4, which gives rise to MKAKSGDFVLPGDVLGVTEEFVPSEWTYEEEGKIKSLVVGTVSIDERNKKIAIVPKTGTPPLLEVGKLIVGEVTDVRGQRVSVKINKIKGEERDLVTSFVGGIHISQAQKGYLAKLSEAFRIGDIVQGKVTKIIGLDNVDLTTADEDMGVLKAMCTNCRHYMVKIGKNEVQCLNCGRKEKRKLSENYEG
- a CDS encoding VOC family protein; this translates as MKVKYATMIVKDMDESIKFYRDVMGFEIDSQYDLGPAGEITLLKGEGETMVEIIKNPVDEPGLFSIGMDVENINDTIKELKAKGAKVTMEPTQITVGHLAFIEDPNGVRIALIQHN
- the hpt gene encoding hypoxanthine/guanine phosphoribosyltransferase, with product MLDILKKTLIESPVVKKGEYDYFIHPITDGIMLVEPDLLREVSNAIKEVADLKVDKIVCMEAMGIHIATALSLETNIPFVVVRKRCYGLNNEVAVHQVTGYSECELYINGIRKGDRILVVDDVVSTGGTMMAVLNALESSGVEIADIVAVVEKGDGKARIKKETGHEVKTLIKVDVVDGKVVIKDSVL
- the dph2 gene encoding diphthamide biosynthesis enzyme Dph2, which gives rise to MLNYDFRLDEVIGKIKEMNAKAVGIQFPEGLKIHATNVAEKIENETDALVLIAGDPCYGACDVSDTHMEGLVDLIVHFGHIEFPIHYKVPVLFIEAYSKIDVMNAVKNSLELLKDYKKIGLVTTIQHLNLITQIKDLLIENEKEVLMKEGAGTKEGQVLGCNFSAIKDIDADAFLYVGSGNFHALGITLFTEKPVFIADPYINEVRTIDEFKDKILRTRFAKIIKAEEANKFGIVVSSKRGQFRLDLARKIKDMLEEENKEAFIIMLDNISPDLLLPYMDLDAFVITACPRVAIDDANMYKKPLLTPKELEIVLGKRKWEDYKIDEIQHINENY
- a CDS encoding DNA-directed RNA polymerase subunit L; the encoded protein is MKILKNTKTELEIEITGETHSLCNALRKTIMEDKSVESAAYVIDHPIVGEPVLYIKGKNPKKSLQKAAETLMSQCNEFKGLIEASEK
- the pcn gene encoding proliferating cell nuclear antigen (pcna), with amino-acid sequence MFKAVLSDSNILKTSFDAISSIVDEVQMQADSEGLRLDALDRSHITFVHLELKPGLFDEFTIDEPLKINVDTEELMKVLKRAKSDDIVELSVDEGNLIIVFEGEARRRFKIRLIDIEYEAPSPPDLEYPTEFEVPFILLKNSIQDIEIVSDKIVLMVDSDKFIAEAEGEFGDAKIEYLHGEKIDTNAKSIFSLEKIKEMLKADKFSDIIVLKLGNDMPLNLSLKMVSDEGELSFLLAPRIESEE
- a CDS encoding DUF99 family protein, yielding MKNKKFRKIKQEIRILGIDDAPFPPHTQNKVMLIGTVFRGGTWLDGVLRTYISGDGNDSTAEIINMVNNTRHKDQIGVIMLDGITFGGFNVANVREIFEKTEIPVIVIMRKFPDFDKIKRALLRFEDYEKRWNYILNAGKVYKIQNKEPIYIQICGIDLEDAEEIVSLSTTRSAIPEPIRAAHLIAAGVETGESKGSA
- a CDS encoding NUDIX hydrolase, which translates into the protein MHENPSLTVDAVIICENNEIALIKRKNDPYKDSWALPGGFVEYGETVESAVLREVKEETGLEVDLVTMVGVYSDPDRDPRGHTVTICYLAKKVGGNLKADTDASKANCFKKDEISGLKLAFDHDFILKDAFKLLENENEVLI